A window of the Henckelia pumila isolate YLH828 chromosome 3, ASM3356847v2, whole genome shotgun sequence genome harbors these coding sequences:
- the LOC140890630 gene encoding uncharacterized protein isoform X2 — protein sequence MAVCAVIPSIAKLQAHGIALKEPLLLAKTSHVPTQRKIYCTSCKVMPLSLGRAHNLIAPRLSMSNGIPKSRTLNRCYCLGALVSADGAISSDWVPIADQVLLLASMILTFIAGVIPTEKNLYNNSTIGSQDDVIPESSSSSGSEMTNDNEVYLQFAWDIVKGKLMDSLSATEVGLELRETFPEFEGKDTKCQSSLCAVADSPRIRLLWASFQWFNKEVSNISGNCVTKSTKEFSAVFTEIILNCNQNLCKAWLEEELRLVSRKPDKELPSMVVNKLGAYDNLIQIIRKSGKEGLYVELTYALKFGSSRNDGCYNYSLFAQHGVAILEDLLITLADGIASTYLELISVDSSLSNEINNLGLSLCTLSTRALQRLRNEVALNQWLHQNMSAIVSMYEDRFELCTLRSVPIEKSNTNEAENFSWWKQFSLMRSGAASPDLHFVVINQVSVPFKRTKELRALTGWRYYFSLFLELADIAMPFVRTVVAKVSDAISFFLVSLIGRSLGLIYSGIRQSLRWK from the exons ATGGCAGTATGTGCAGTTATTCCATCTATTGCCAAGCTGCAAGCTCATGGAATTGCTTTGAAAGAGCCGTTATTGCTGGCCAAAACTTCTCACGTGCCAACTCAAAG GAAAATTTATTGTACGAGTTGTAAAGTCATGCCATTATCTCTGGGAAGGGCCCACAACCTCATTGCTCCACGCTTAAGCATGTCAAATGGAATTCCAAAATCCAGGACTCTCAATAGATGCTATTGCTTGGGTGCCCTAGTGAGTGCTGATGGTGCTATTTCTTCTGACTGGGTTCCTATTGCTGATCAGGTCCTCCTGCTGGCAAGTATGATCCTTACATTTATTGCTGGAGTAATTCCTACTGAAAAGAACTTGTATAATAATTCGACAATCGGATCCCAGGATGATGTCATCCCTGAAAGCTCTTCTTCCTCGGGTAG TGAAATGACCAATGATAATGAGGTTTACTTGCAGTTTGCCTGGGATATTGTGAAAGGCAAGCTTATGGATTCCTTGTCTGCTACTGAAGTGGGGCTAGAGTTAAGAGAAACATTTCCAGAATTTGAAGGAAAGGATACAAAATGCCAGTCTAGTTTGTGTGCTGTTGCTGACAGTCCCAGAATAAGATTGCTATGGGCATCATTTCAATGGTTCAACAAAGAG GTGTCAAATATTTCTGGAAACTGTGTCACGAAGTCAACCAAGGAGTTTTCGGCAGTCTTTACTGAAATTATTCTGAACTGTAACCAGAATTTATGTAAAGCATGGCTGGAAGAGGAACTTCGACTGGTATCTCGAAAACCTGACaag GAACTTCCTTCTATGGTGGTTAATAAATTAGGTGCCTACGACAATCTAATTCAAATTATCAGAAAGTCAGGCAAGGAGGGTTTATATGTGGAATTGACATATGCCCTTAAATTCGGGTCTTCCAG GAATGATGGATGCTACAATTATAGCTTGTTTGCCCAACATGGAGTAGCAATACTAGAAGATCTGCTGATCACATTGGCTGATGGCATTGCAAGCACATATTTGGAGCTTATATCTGTGGACAGTAGCTTGTCTAATGAAATCAACAACCTTGGATTGAGCTTGTGTACCTTATCCACCAGAGCACTTCAGCGATTACGCAATGAG GTAGCATTGAACCAATGGTTGCATCAAAATATGTCAGCAATTGTATCTATGTATGAAGATAGGTTCGAACTTTGTACACTTCGAAGCGTACCCATTGAGAAATCCAACACGAATGAGGCCGAAAACTTTAGTTGGTGGAAACAGTTCAGTTTGATGAGATCAGGAGCTGCATCACCGGATTTGCATTTTGTTGTGATCAACCAGGTTTCTGTACCTTTTAAAAGGACCAAGGAATTAAGGGCCTTGACTGGGTG GAGGTACTATTTCAGTCTATTCCTTGAACTGGCGGATATCGCCATGCCATTTGTAAGAACGGTTGTTGCTAAAGTCAGTGATGCCATTTCGTTCTTTCTGGTCAGCTTGATAGGGAGGTCATTAGGGCTTATCTACTCTGGAATTCGACAGTCCTTGCGATGGAAGTGA
- the LOC140887341 gene encoding uncharacterized protein, which translates to MRGVVTQTPQSLYKPSKILRRYRSDVLLPENCLFSSNMRVNPSRFRRIRIRCNGIGDSGGNEYKAMLDAFFLGKALGEVINERLQSTVGEIFSKIGGLQADFLKQVQEFQEDVFEKARRAREEAMVDAKDGIELVSKSIEGGMSAVGYVTSTATTAIENVVATGVSARGDVTSTASSAIDSITAATSSAIGHVAATASSTVDDVTTTTSSAIDAAQSVVKRSADRFPKIIPKPGNEDPKSQEN; encoded by the exons ATGAGAGGAGTTGTGACACAAACGCCACAGTCCCTTTACAAGCCATCGAAAATCCTCCGACGTTATCGATCAGATGTTCTCTTGCCGGAGAATTGTTTGTTTTCTTCGAATATGAGGGTCAACCCATCTCGGTTTCGGAGGATCAGAATCAGGTGCAACGGTATTGGCGACTCGG GTGGAAATGAGTACAAAGCAATGCTAGATGCATTTTTCTTGGGAAAGGCTTTGGGGGAAGTAATTAATGAACGTTTACAGTCAACTGTGGGTGAAATTTTCAGCAAAATCGGTGGTTTGCAAGCTGATTTCCTGAAGCAGGTGCAAGAATTCCAG GAGGATGTGTTTGAAAAAGCTAGACGAGCTAGGGAGGAGGCTATGGTTGACGCAAAGGATGGCATAGAGCTAGTTTCCAAGTCCATCGAAGGAGGCATGTCAGCCGTCGGTTATGTTACGTCGACTGCGACCACAGCCATCGAGAACGTCGTGGCAACTGGAGTCTCTGCCCGTGGTGATGTTACATCAACCGCATCCTCTGCCATTGATAGCATCACCGCGGCTACATCCTCCGCCATTGGCCATGTTGCAGCAACAGCATCCTCAACGGTCGATGATGTTACTACGACCACATCCTCGGCCATTGATGCAGCTCAATCCGTAGTGAAACGATCAGCTGATCGATTCCCCAAGATTATTCCAAAGCCAGGCAATGAAGACCCCAAGTCTCAAGAGAACTAA
- the LOC140890630 gene encoding uncharacterized protein isoform X1: MAVCAVIPSIAKLQAHGIALKEPLLLAKTSHVPTQRFLLHIQLVQKIYCTSCKVMPLSLGRAHNLIAPRLSMSNGIPKSRTLNRCYCLGALVSADGAISSDWVPIADQVLLLASMILTFIAGVIPTEKNLYNNSTIGSQDDVIPESSSSSGSEMTNDNEVYLQFAWDIVKGKLMDSLSATEVGLELRETFPEFEGKDTKCQSSLCAVADSPRIRLLWASFQWFNKEVSNISGNCVTKSTKEFSAVFTEIILNCNQNLCKAWLEEELRLVSRKPDKELPSMVVNKLGAYDNLIQIIRKSGKEGLYVELTYALKFGSSRNDGCYNYSLFAQHGVAILEDLLITLADGIASTYLELISVDSSLSNEINNLGLSLCTLSTRALQRLRNEVALNQWLHQNMSAIVSMYEDRFELCTLRSVPIEKSNTNEAENFSWWKQFSLMRSGAASPDLHFVVINQVSVPFKRTKELRALTGWRYYFSLFLELADIAMPFVRTVVAKVSDAISFFLVSLIGRSLGLIYSGIRQSLRWK, from the exons ATGGCAGTATGTGCAGTTATTCCATCTATTGCCAAGCTGCAAGCTCATGGAATTGCTTTGAAAGAGCCGTTATTGCTGGCCAAAACTTCTCACGTGCCAACTCAAAGGTTTCTTCTACATATTCAGTTGGTTCA GAAAATTTATTGTACGAGTTGTAAAGTCATGCCATTATCTCTGGGAAGGGCCCACAACCTCATTGCTCCACGCTTAAGCATGTCAAATGGAATTCCAAAATCCAGGACTCTCAATAGATGCTATTGCTTGGGTGCCCTAGTGAGTGCTGATGGTGCTATTTCTTCTGACTGGGTTCCTATTGCTGATCAGGTCCTCCTGCTGGCAAGTATGATCCTTACATTTATTGCTGGAGTAATTCCTACTGAAAAGAACTTGTATAATAATTCGACAATCGGATCCCAGGATGATGTCATCCCTGAAAGCTCTTCTTCCTCGGGTAG TGAAATGACCAATGATAATGAGGTTTACTTGCAGTTTGCCTGGGATATTGTGAAAGGCAAGCTTATGGATTCCTTGTCTGCTACTGAAGTGGGGCTAGAGTTAAGAGAAACATTTCCAGAATTTGAAGGAAAGGATACAAAATGCCAGTCTAGTTTGTGTGCTGTTGCTGACAGTCCCAGAATAAGATTGCTATGGGCATCATTTCAATGGTTCAACAAAGAG GTGTCAAATATTTCTGGAAACTGTGTCACGAAGTCAACCAAGGAGTTTTCGGCAGTCTTTACTGAAATTATTCTGAACTGTAACCAGAATTTATGTAAAGCATGGCTGGAAGAGGAACTTCGACTGGTATCTCGAAAACCTGACaag GAACTTCCTTCTATGGTGGTTAATAAATTAGGTGCCTACGACAATCTAATTCAAATTATCAGAAAGTCAGGCAAGGAGGGTTTATATGTGGAATTGACATATGCCCTTAAATTCGGGTCTTCCAG GAATGATGGATGCTACAATTATAGCTTGTTTGCCCAACATGGAGTAGCAATACTAGAAGATCTGCTGATCACATTGGCTGATGGCATTGCAAGCACATATTTGGAGCTTATATCTGTGGACAGTAGCTTGTCTAATGAAATCAACAACCTTGGATTGAGCTTGTGTACCTTATCCACCAGAGCACTTCAGCGATTACGCAATGAG GTAGCATTGAACCAATGGTTGCATCAAAATATGTCAGCAATTGTATCTATGTATGAAGATAGGTTCGAACTTTGTACACTTCGAAGCGTACCCATTGAGAAATCCAACACGAATGAGGCCGAAAACTTTAGTTGGTGGAAACAGTTCAGTTTGATGAGATCAGGAGCTGCATCACCGGATTTGCATTTTGTTGTGATCAACCAGGTTTCTGTACCTTTTAAAAGGACCAAGGAATTAAGGGCCTTGACTGGGTG GAGGTACTATTTCAGTCTATTCCTTGAACTGGCGGATATCGCCATGCCATTTGTAAGAACGGTTGTTGCTAAAGTCAGTGATGCCATTTCGTTCTTTCTGGTCAGCTTGATAGGGAGGTCATTAGGGCTTATCTACTCTGGAATTCGACAGTCCTTGCGATGGAAGTGA
- the LOC140886476 gene encoding probable serine/threonine-protein kinase PBL26 — MIQDNSYKLVVKNHVQVLIRDCCVPCNFKAATMSCFSCFSSHEKKASKNVGNNATRSTLPVSSHHHREPPSPQRRPQPRPPSQPLPRPENPRKTTSEATNNRRAAGEDSNNNNNNIAAQTFTFRELASATKNFRQENLLGEGGFGRVYKGRLDKTGQIVAVKQLDRNGLQGNREFLVEVLMLSLLHHQNLVSLIGYCADGEQRLLVYEYMALGSLEDHLLDVSPRQTPLPWLTRMKIALHAAKGLEYLHDKANPPVIYRDLKSSNILLDEEFNAKLSDFGLAKLGPVGDKTHVSSRVMGTYGYCAPEYQRTGHLTAKSDVYSFGVVLLELITGKRSIDTRRRGDLQNLVRWAEPIFKEPHRFSELADPLLQEFPKKSFNQAIAIAAMCLQEDTSVRPFMSDVVTALNYLWEEPKPEPEPPLPDDIPSSGMTDHVHQSEVMAKEREKEVAEAIAWGSKSRNTS, encoded by the exons ATGATCCAAGACAATTCTTACAAGTTAGTTGTAAAGAATCATGTTCAAGTATTGATCAGGGATTGCTGTGTTCCCTGTAATTTCAAGGCCGCAACTATGAGTTGTTTTTCATGCTTCTCATCACATGAGAAGAAGGCATCGAAGAATGTTGGTAATAATGCGACAAGAAGTACACTTCCTGTCTCCTCTCATCATCATAGAGAACCTCCGTCTCCACAGCGGCGGCCACAGCCTCGTCCTCCTTCGCAGCCACTGCCTCGGCccg AGAATCCAAGAAAGACTACATCAGAAGCTACAAACAACAGGCGTGCCGCCGGGGAAGACagtaacaacaacaacaacaacattgCAGCTCAAACTTTCACCTTTAGGGAGCTGGCCTCGGCAACAAAAAATTTCAGGCAAGAAAATCTGCTCGGAGAGGGCGGATTCGGTCGTGTTTACAAAGGACGCCTTGATAAAACTGGCCAG ATCGTAGCTGTTAAGCAACTAGATCGAAACGGGCTACAAGGAAACCGCGAATTTCTTGTAGAGGTTTTGATGTTAAGCCTTCTACACCATCAAAATCTCGTGAGCCTAATCGGTTATTGTGCTGATGGAGAACAGAGACTCTTGGTGTATGAATACATGGCATTGGGATCTCTTGAAGATCATCTACTCG ACGTTTCGCCGAGGCAGACTCCATTACCCTGGCTCACAAGGATGAAAATAGCCTTACATGCTGCCAAAGGCCTAGAGTATCTGCACGACAAGGCGAACCCACCGGTGATTTACCGCGACTTGAAATCATCCAACATATTGCTCGATGAGGAATTCAACGCGAAGCTCTCCGATTTCGGGCTAGCTAAGCTCGGACCCGTGGGAGACAAGACGCATGTTTCATCCAGAGTCATGGGTACTTATGGGTATTGTGCCCCTGAGTATCAAAGAACCGGTCATCTCACTGCGAAATCCGATGTCTATAGCTTTGGAGTCGTTCTGTTAGAGTTGATCACCGGAAAACGATCCATCGATACCAGAAGGCGAGGCGACCTACAGAATCTAGTGAGATGG GCTGAACCAATATTCAAAGAACCACATAGATTCTCAGAACTTGCTGATCCTCTACTTCAAGAATTTCCAAAGAAAAGCTTCAACCAAGCCATAGCTATTGCAGCAATGTGTCTCCAAGAAGACACGTCGGTTCGACCTTTTATGAGCGATGTGGTGACTGCCCTCAACTATCTCTGGGAGGAACCGAAACCGGAACCGGAACCGCCTCTGCCGGATGACATTCCCTCCTCTGGGATGACTGATCATGTCCATCAAAGTGAGGTCATGGCAAAGGAAAGGGAGAAAGAAGTCGCGGAAGCCATAGCATGGGGATCCAAATCGAGGAACACATCATAA
- the LOC140890630 gene encoding uncharacterized protein isoform X3, whose translation MAVCAVIPSIAKLQAHGIALKEPLLLAKTSHVPTQRFLLHIQLVQKIYCTSCKVMPLSLGRAHNLIAPRLSMSNGIPKSRTLNRCYCLGALVSADGAISSDWVPIADQVLLLASMILTFIAGVIPTEKNLYNNSTIGSQDDVIPESSSSSGSEMTNDNEVYLQFAWDIVKGKLMDSLSATEVGLELRETFPEFEGKDTKCQSSLCAVADSPRIRLLWASFQWFNKEVSNISGNCVTKSTKEFSAVFTEIILNCNQNLCKAWLEEELRLVSRKPDKELPSMVVNKLGAYDNLIQIIRKSGKEGLYVELTYALKFGSSRNDGCYNYSLFAQHGVAILEDLLITLADGIASTYLELISVDSSLSNEINNLGLSLCTLSTRALQRLRNEVALNQWLHQNMSAIVSMYEDRFELCTLRSVPIEKSNTNEAENFSWWKQFSLMRSGAASPDLHFVVINQVSVPFKRTKELRALTG comes from the exons ATGGCAGTATGTGCAGTTATTCCATCTATTGCCAAGCTGCAAGCTCATGGAATTGCTTTGAAAGAGCCGTTATTGCTGGCCAAAACTTCTCACGTGCCAACTCAAAGGTTTCTTCTACATATTCAGTTGGTTCA GAAAATTTATTGTACGAGTTGTAAAGTCATGCCATTATCTCTGGGAAGGGCCCACAACCTCATTGCTCCACGCTTAAGCATGTCAAATGGAATTCCAAAATCCAGGACTCTCAATAGATGCTATTGCTTGGGTGCCCTAGTGAGTGCTGATGGTGCTATTTCTTCTGACTGGGTTCCTATTGCTGATCAGGTCCTCCTGCTGGCAAGTATGATCCTTACATTTATTGCTGGAGTAATTCCTACTGAAAAGAACTTGTATAATAATTCGACAATCGGATCCCAGGATGATGTCATCCCTGAAAGCTCTTCTTCCTCGGGTAG TGAAATGACCAATGATAATGAGGTTTACTTGCAGTTTGCCTGGGATATTGTGAAAGGCAAGCTTATGGATTCCTTGTCTGCTACTGAAGTGGGGCTAGAGTTAAGAGAAACATTTCCAGAATTTGAAGGAAAGGATACAAAATGCCAGTCTAGTTTGTGTGCTGTTGCTGACAGTCCCAGAATAAGATTGCTATGGGCATCATTTCAATGGTTCAACAAAGAG GTGTCAAATATTTCTGGAAACTGTGTCACGAAGTCAACCAAGGAGTTTTCGGCAGTCTTTACTGAAATTATTCTGAACTGTAACCAGAATTTATGTAAAGCATGGCTGGAAGAGGAACTTCGACTGGTATCTCGAAAACCTGACaag GAACTTCCTTCTATGGTGGTTAATAAATTAGGTGCCTACGACAATCTAATTCAAATTATCAGAAAGTCAGGCAAGGAGGGTTTATATGTGGAATTGACATATGCCCTTAAATTCGGGTCTTCCAG GAATGATGGATGCTACAATTATAGCTTGTTTGCCCAACATGGAGTAGCAATACTAGAAGATCTGCTGATCACATTGGCTGATGGCATTGCAAGCACATATTTGGAGCTTATATCTGTGGACAGTAGCTTGTCTAATGAAATCAACAACCTTGGATTGAGCTTGTGTACCTTATCCACCAGAGCACTTCAGCGATTACGCAATGAG GTAGCATTGAACCAATGGTTGCATCAAAATATGTCAGCAATTGTATCTATGTATGAAGATAGGTTCGAACTTTGTACACTTCGAAGCGTACCCATTGAGAAATCCAACACGAATGAGGCCGAAAACTTTAGTTGGTGGAAACAGTTCAGTTTGATGAGATCAGGAGCTGCATCACCGGATTTGCATTTTGTTGTGATCAACCAGGTTTCTGTACCTTTTAAAAGGACCAAGGAATTAAGGGCCTTGACTGGGTG A
- the LOC140887340 gene encoding guanine nucleotide-binding protein-like NSN1, translating to MVKKSKKSKSKRVSLKKKYKVIRKVKEHHKKKAKEAKKLGLNKKSKVEKDPGIPNDWPFKEQELKALEERRQRVIQELEEKKAARKERAQKRKLELLENKETKEVEENSGGEESVPENSIQASKTRGLDNSERSFYKELVKVIEASDVILEVLDARDPLGTRCVDMENMVMKSGPDKRLVLLLNKIDLVPREAAEKWLNYLREELPAVAFKCSTQEQKSNLGWKSTRKAGKAAKSGKASNILQTSDCLGAETLIKLLKNYSRSHDIKKSITVGVIGLPNVGKSSLINSLKRSQVANVGATPGLTRSMQEVQLDKNVKLLDCPGVVMLKSSESDASIALRNCKRIEKLEDPIGPVKEILKLCPDKILVTLYKIPGFSSVDEFLQVVATVRGKLKKGGIVDVESAARIVLHDWNVGKIPYYTMPPVRNVEEPSEAKIVSELGKEFDVDEVYGGESSFIGSLKSVSDFNPVEVPSNLPIKFSMMDLEHDEQPPASTQDNVEDEPMESDERGDIPEQDKYANRKQNKKLYSEEGMLNTKLKKAEKKRLKKDSRPSTMDHDMDGDYDFRVDYVRMETAADDADESGTAGQSSKNRFEVPAGVELDTE from the exons ATGGTGAAGAAAAGCAAAA AGAGCAAGAGCAAGAGGGTGTCTCTGAAGAAGAAGTACAAGGTGATACGGAAAGTGAAAGAGCATCACAAGAAGAAAGCCAAGGAAGCAAAGAAATTGGGATTAAACAAGAAATCCAAAGTTGAGAAGGATCCGGGCATCCCCAATGACTGGCCCTTTAAGGAACAGGAGCTCAAGGCGCTCGAGGAACGCCGCCAGCGTGTCATACAGGAGCTAGAGGAGAAGAAAGCCGCTCGAAAGGAGAGG gCTCAAAAGAGAAAATTGGAACTCTTGGAGAATAAGGAAACAAAAGAAGTAGAAGAGAATTCTGGTGGAGAGGAGTCAGTACCTGAGAATTCCATCCAAGCTTCGAAAACTCGGGGTTTGG ACAACTCAGAGAGATCATTTTATAAGGAGTTGGTGAAAGTGATTGAAGCTTCTGATGTAATTTTGGAGGTCCTTGATGCCCGAGATCCCCTTGGTACACGTTGTGTTGACATGGAAAACATGGTGATGAAATCAGGGCCTGATAAGCGTCTGGTTTTACTCCTAAATAAAATTG ATCTTGTTCCTCGTGAAGCTGCTGAGAAGTGGCTCAATTATCTTAGAGAGGAATTACCAGCAGTTGCCTTTAAATGCAGCACACAAGAACAGAAATCGAACCTGGGGTGGAAATCTACTCGAAAGGCTGGGAAGGCTGCGAAATCTGGGAAGGCAAGCAATATCCTGCAAACAAGTGACTGTCTGGGGGCAGAAACTCTCATAAAATTGCTGAAAAATTATTCAAGAAGCCATGAT ATAAAAAAATCTATCACCGTGGGGGTTATTGGCCTTCCCAACGTAGGTAAAAGTAGCCTAATTAATAGCCTGAAAAGATCTCAGGTTGCAAATGTTGGTGCCACCCCTGGCTTGACAAGATCTATGCAAGAAGTTCAGCTGGATAAAAATGTAAAATTATTGGACTGCCCTGGGGTTGTGATGCTAAAATCATCCGAAAGTGATGCATCCATTGCTCTTCGTAATTGCAAGAGAATTGAAAAATTAGAGGATCCAATTGGTCCTG TTAAGGAAATCCTCAAGCTTTGTCCAGACAAAATATTAGTGACATTATATAAGATCCCTGGGTTTAGTTCTGTCGATGAGTTCCTTCAGGTGGTTGCTACAGTCCGAGGAAAGCTCAAAAAAGGTGGTATTGTGGATGTCGAATCCGCTGCAAGGATTGTTTTGCATGACTGGAATGTAG GTAAAATTCCATATTACACCATGCCTCCTGTTCGGAATGTAGAGGAGCCTTCTGAGGCTAAAATCGTCTCAGAACTTGGGAAAGAGTTCGATGTGGATGAAGTTTATGGTGGTGAATCTTCATTTATTGGCAGTTTGAAATCCGTCAGTGATTTCAACCCAGTTGAAGTTCCATCAAATCTTCCTATAAAGTTCAGCATGATGGATCTCGAG CATGATGAACAACCACCAGCTTCAACTCAGGACAATGTTGAGGACGAGCCCATGGAGTCTGACGAAAGGGGTGATATCCCTGAGCAAGATAAATATGCAAATAGGAAACAAAACAAGAAACTGTATTCAGAGGAGGGCATGCTAAACACGAAGCTGAAAAAAGCAGAGAAGAAAAGATTGAAAAAGGATAGTCGACCATCTACCATGGATCATGATATGGATGGTGATTATGATTTTAGGGTTGATTATGTGAGAATGGAAACTGCCGCGGACGATGCCGATGAAAGTGGTACAGCTGGTCAAAGCAGTAAGAACCGATTTGAAGTTCCTGCTGGGGTTGAATTGGATACCGAGTAA